The DNA region ACCACACCTTTAGCCGTTTAAAGCGGCTAAGGGGGTGAAACATGGTATGTATAATGAACGAAGAGCTTGAGCTAGAGATGGGGTTAAAGGTGCTTGAGGTAGGAACTGGGTCTGGATACCATGCATGTACCATAGCCGAGGCCGTCGCTCCCTCAGATGCTCCTAAGGAGATGTGGGGGCATGTATGGACCGTCGAGATAATACCTCAGCTCTGTAAACTAGCCGAGGAGAATATACGTAAAAGCGGATATTCTAATAGGGTTACCGTAATATGTGGAGACGGCTCGTTGGGATATCCTGAAGAGGCACCCTACGACCGTATCCTCGTAACAGCGGCAGCACCAGATATACCGGATACACTCGTAGAGCAGCTTAAGCCAGGAGGCATCATGGTACTACCCGTAGGAACACCTGGCGGATTTCAGGAACTAGTTAAAGTGTACAAGACGCCTAACGGCTCGGTGGAGACCAAATATCTTGGAGGAGTAGCGTTTGTGCCATTAAGGGGTAGAAAGGGCTGGTAAACGAGCGCCTTCAGGACGGATAGCTATGGTTTCTGTGAAGGAGCTTATAACGGCTAGGGGTCATCCGAACATATCGGCTAGGCACAGGAGCACGTTCGAAGTTACAAAGGACCCCTACGTGACACCAAGGGGGGACTGCATAATAGCTGTGTCAGCTTCTAAGGCAGCGGCCGACCTAAGCCCTGAGTTTAAAAACCTACTTAAAAATAGCACCACAGTCGTCGTTTTTAGACTTGAAGTCGAGGACTATACGTGGATCGTCAGGGGCTATGGGTCTGAATCCATGGTTTTAACCGACGAAAGGTCTATGGTCTTCCGTAGGAGTAGATATGTCTGTCCGCGAACCGTCATGATAGGAGCTGATAAATCCGCGGTAGACCTGCCTAGGGAGATAGTCGAAGCTCTGAGAAAACCTGACACGCCTATACAGATAACTCTCGAGGCCTATAGAAGAGATACCTCGGCTTGTGAATAAGCGGCTTTAAACATCTATTGTTTAATTTTCAAATGAGTGAAATCGTTATTAGCGTCTCTCCTCTATTCTTGCATCGAAGCTAGCTTATGGCTAAGCTGAGATGGAGAGATTACCTAGGGATGCTCGAGAGAAGCCCGTCTTCTCTAGGCAGGGTTTTAAGAAACCTGACCCCTAGAATTTCCCTCTCGAAGCCCGTAGAAGTCCAAATTCTACACACTAAATACACGCTATGGAGCTTCCAAGAGAGAATTCTAAAACGGATAACAGGGTCTACTCTTATACTCGGTTTACCCACGGGCCTCGGTAAAACCTACATAGCCGGAGCATATCTTGCGAGGGAATCCCGGGTTAAACCGATCAGGGTGCTCTTTCTTGTTCCATCGATACCGCTAGGCGTTCAGCAGACGCTTTTCGCGAGAAATATGCTAGGCGTCAGACACGCCTATTTCATATCGGGAGCCGTCCCACCTGAGAAGAGGGCTAGGCTCGGCGTTTGGAACTGGGGCTTCATCGTGTGCACACCGCAAACAGTGTACAACGATTTTCTGAAAAAAATCGACCACGTCTTGGAAGAGGCTAAGAAACGCGAAGACCCCGTGGGTTTTCTTAAGAACCATCTCGACGAGGCCCCGATACCCTTCGATATCATAATAGCAGACGAATGTCAAAACTACATAGGTGAAACAGACGGCTATGGAATACTTTTAACTGCTAAAGCATGCGGGGTGAAGATACTCGCCCTCAGCGCCACGCCTCAGCTACATTCCGCTAGAAGACTTGAAGAGCTCAGGAGGATTTTCGACAGGATAGAGGTCATCTCTATAGGGGAAGACGCGGTTAAAGCGATGGTGCCTAAGAGGACCTTAAGAATCCTGAGGCTACCTACCCCTCCTACCTTGCTTAAACTATATAAGATGCTTAACAAACTCGTCGACTCGTATAGACGTAGGGTCGTCGAAGCATACGGCGAAGAGCATCTACGTGAAAACTGTAGACGTCATGGACTTTGTCTGAACATGAGGATGTTGGAATCTCTAAGAACGCGAATAGTCGAAGATGGCGCCAGTAGCGTTTTAGGCTATAGAGCCTGGAGACTTAAAGAGCTTCAGCGACCTCTGAAAGAGCTTAAAGGCAAATCCATCGTAGATCTCTACCGAGAGACACTCTTTGAATGTAAAAATCATAAACACGAGGCTGTTTTAGCCCTATTAGGTAGGAGGAAATTCAAGAAGGCCATAGTGTTTATGGAATCTATAAGGTCTGCTAGACAGCTTGGGCTAAAGCTTCTTGAGAGAATGGGCTTCGACAAAGTCTCTATCCTCGTTGGTAAAGGCGGTATGACTCTTGAACAACAGGCGTCGGCGCTTTTACACTTCAGAAGCGAAGCCAATGTCTTAGTGGCCACATCGGTCGCCGAGGAGGGGCTTGATATTCCATCGGCCGACTTCGAGGTTTGGCTTGACCCACCTAGTAATCCTAAAAAATGGATTCAAAGATTCGGTAGGATTCTCAGGCGACCTAAAGGTAAAAAGGAGGCCTTGGTGTATGCTCTCGTATCAGATGGCACTCATGAAGAGGCTAAGCTACGTAGAGTACTGAAGCTCTCTGAGAGAGTCTATGGGTTTACGCAGAACGTCTCGGTCGAACGTTTTAGACGAATATCTGGTCCCCAAAAGACCCTGAAGGGCTTCATAGGCTAATTTGGGCCTGGTTTGCCGTAGGTCTTTTAAACGAGGGGCGATAGAGAAGATCGAGAGGAGGGGGGTTAATGGATCATGTCTATGGAGGAAATGGTTCTTAACGTTTTTAGAAAGATGGAGCCTGAAGACTTCAGGGTTCTGACGGCTATCGAACTCGGTATGGTTAGTCATGAATACACCCCCTTCGAGGATGTTTTAAGATACTCCTCTCTTCCAGAGGGGGAGGTTCGGTATAGGATCAGTAGGCTTAACGGTTTCAAGCTTTTAAGGACCATAAGTAAACCGTTCGAGGGTTATGCGTTAAACTACTATAGCTATGATTTCCTAGCTTTGAATGCTTTAGTTAAGGCAGGCAAACTTGAGGCACTCGGTAAGCCTGTGGGAATCGGTAAGGAGGCTGATGTCTTCGACGGTTTAACACCCGACGGTAAAAGGGTCATAGTCAAGTTTCACAGGGTCGGCAGGATAAGCTTCAGACAGACTAGACGGATTAGACGCTATGTAGCTGATAGAAGGCATATATCCTGGCTGTATCAAAGCCGGATAGCGGCTGAAAGAGAGTATGAGGCCCTTAAAACCCTCGTCAAGGTTAGCGCTAAAACTCCTCGACCTATCGCGCAGAACAGACACGTGATCGTTATGAGCTACTTCAGCGGCGTCGAGTTGATAGACGTGGCCTATATAGACGAGCCTACGCTCTTGTTGAAAGACATAGTCGATGAGGTTAGAAAA from Candidatus Bathyarchaeota archaeon includes:
- a CDS encoding serine/threonine protein kinase produces the protein MSMEEMVLNVFRKMEPEDFRVLTAIELGMVSHEYTPFEDVLRYSSLPEGEVRYRISRLNGFKLLRTISKPFEGYALNYYSYDFLALNALVKAGKLEALGKPVGIGKEADVFDGLTPDGKRVIVKFHRVGRISFRQTRRIRRYVADRRHISWLYQSRIAAEREYEALKTLVKVSAKTPRPIAQNRHVIVMSYFSGVELIDVAYIDEPTLLLKDIVDEVRKIYLEAGLIHGDLSEYNIVVKEDGDFLIIDWPQFVRRSEPEFEFYLRRDLRNLLNFFRKKFGLKISLNDIINYVTGASERLDV
- a CDS encoding DUF371 domain-containing protein yields the protein MVSVKELITARGHPNISARHRSTFEVTKDPYVTPRGDCIIAVSASKAAADLSPEFKNLLKNSTTVVVFRLEVEDYTWIVRGYGSESMVLTDERSMVFRRSRYVCPRTVMIGADKSAVDLPREIVEALRKPDTPIQITLEAYRRDTSACE
- a CDS encoding DEAD/DEAH box helicase family protein, which codes for MAKLRWRDYLGMLERSPSSLGRVLRNLTPRISLSKPVEVQILHTKYTLWSFQERILKRITGSTLILGLPTGLGKTYIAGAYLARESRVKPIRVLFLVPSIPLGVQQTLFARNMLGVRHAYFISGAVPPEKRARLGVWNWGFIVCTPQTVYNDFLKKIDHVLEEAKKREDPVGFLKNHLDEAPIPFDIIIADECQNYIGETDGYGILLTAKACGVKILALSATPQLHSARRLEELRRIFDRIEVISIGEDAVKAMVPKRTLRILRLPTPPTLLKLYKMLNKLVDSYRRRVVEAYGEEHLRENCRRHGLCLNMRMLESLRTRIVEDGASSVLGYRAWRLKELQRPLKELKGKSIVDLYRETLFECKNHKHEAVLALLGRRKFKKAIVFMESIRSARQLGLKLLERMGFDKVSILVGKGGMTLEQQASALLHFRSEANVLVATSVAEEGLDIPSADFEVWLDPPSNPKKWIQRFGRILRRPKGKKEALVYALVSDGTHEEAKLRRVLKLSERVYGFTQNVSVERFRRISGPQKTLKGFIG